The Melospiza melodia melodia isolate bMelMel2 chromosome 19, bMelMel2.pri, whole genome shotgun sequence genome includes the window tcagcctggTGTGTCCAGTGCTCTGTGGAAGAGCTGTCACCCTGGCTCCCTCAATCAGCCCCTGCTTCAAACCTGCATTTCCCTGAGCCACTTCTGGATGTAATTTGGCCACGGACATCTCCAGGCACAGAGCTAAGCTTGCTCCCACTTGTGCTCTTCTCACCACCCCAGTCTAAAGctcctgctgttttcttttcatgACCCTTCATGGTCAGCCCTGGCCACTCCAGGGTGATTTTGAAACCCTGGAGGTGAAGAGACTCTACTGGCAGAAAAAAGCCACCCCTGGCCCAGGCTGTTGGGAGCATCCAGGGTGGGTGCAGGGGAGCCTGGGGACCCCAGGGAAGGACCCTCAGATGTTACTGGGTGTGCAGCTGTGCCTGGATGACCTGGAGCTGTGAGCCCTTGGGTGGGAAATGTCTGGGGGATGCTGCTGGAGGGGTCTGTGGAGGAGGTGGTGGTGCTGACAATGGGCACCgttctctgggcagctgctgcaagtCCTTGTCCTGTGGGAATGAGGGATCACAAAGCCATAGTTCACTAAGGATTTCTTAAAAGGTGTTTGTCATGCCTCCAAATCCCTCTGCAGGTCACCAGGGTGAGACCAAGGGGCAGCTTCTCACCTGCCCCAGCTACAGTCCCTGGGGAAGCAGTgatggaaggggaggaggaggaggaggaggaggaggaggaggaggaggaggaggaggaggaggagggtttcTCCAGAGTGTCAGGGGGCAGCCCAGCATCTCCCACCCTCAGACCACCCTCAGCTTCCCAAGCAGGATGGGGCTCAGGCTGTCGCTGAGCAGCCAAGCAGTGCTGCCTGGAAGCTCAGGCCACATGGGAGCAGCAGCTACAGGCAGCTGCTGTCACCTCACCACCAGCACTGCCCTCCAGGCTGTGGAGGTCACaccaccagccctgctgcctctgctTGGCTGCATCGTGGGCTTTGGGACACAACCACGGAGCCACTGAGCTTGGGCAGTGCCCTGCTGGATCCAGAGGGAGAGTGCAAGGCTGGCTCAGCCTCTGGGGTCAGGTTTTCTCCTGCTTCAGCTCCACCAGAGGTGGATCTCACCAAGGCAATACCACACAGGTGACTTGAGCAGGAATCAAGAACCTGCTTCTTTCCACAGCTGTGGGTGAGGGTGAGAGGTGGCCACTGGGAGGATGTACAAGGCTCAGTGTGGAAAGAGGGAGGGATTTCCATCTGCTCAGCTCTGATGGCAAAGGGCAGCACAGCAACAGCCAAACCTTGGGCTGAAATCCATGGGGAGAGTGGGGGAGATGGGACGTGGCAACAAAAGGGCTGAGCTGGTGGGATCAGCGTGAAGTGACACgctgaggagctgagaggccaATGAAAACCTCATTTTTAAGTCTGTTTTCCACACTCACAACCTGCTTTGttcccccctcctcccccttTCCCTTTAATCCAAGGCTCCCCCAGCTGGGGCAGGTCTGGGCTCACTGCTGCAAATGAGGCAGTGGTTGGACCTTGCAGCCCCTGGAATGGCACCCACCCAAAGCGCCTGGGGAATACCCAGGTGAAGGTGTCACAGACCAGCCCCTGGtggcagcccagcagcacctgcaTCCTGCTCTCTGCCTGAGTGcccacagggatttggggtttggggcttgGACACATCCCTTTGCTCGTCCTTGTGACAAATAATCAAGCACCACATGATGGATTCACCTTTTATTAAGCTGCCACCCAGAACAAAAGGAGGAGAGAGCAAAGCCTGCCCTGAGACCTTTGCAACGCTGGCAACTCTGCATGCTTTCCCCACCAGGAAAAGGGGCTATTTCTCCACAAAAACCCCCTCAGAGGGTATTTTAAATAGAACTGAGAGTTAAAATGTCTAttattggagggaaaaaaaatcaatagagCTCCTACCACTGTCAGAGCCCTGCTTTCATGCAGATGAGACAGGATGGACAAAGGCCACGCTGGGGTCACCAGCTGGAAAGAGCTGCCCAGGTGTGGCTGTGCAGGTACCACATCCCACACGGGGATGAACGAGGAGATGGGACACCCCCACCTCAGATAACCCCAGCAGCAGCAAGCACAAACTCACGGGCTCACAGGGACTGGGAGGAGGTGAggagccagcacagctgctgggctgccAGCTGGAGGAAAGGTGGGGAAGGAATGAAGGGGTGATTTtagctaagaaaaaaaaatctgcttaggACCAAGCTGTGAGCAGGTGAGTGTAGTTCAGGAGGCTCTCCTTGGGGCTGCCCTCAGTACAGTCTGGGCTCAGCATggaggggagctggggctgggctgggctgggctgggctggaggagtTCCGCTTCCCCTGGGAATGGGGCACAATGTCCCTCCAGCCATTTCAGCCAGGAGGATCTAGCCATGGTGGGGAGGTGTAAGAGACAAGGTGTGCTGGTGGGCAAGTGGGTGAGTGCATGGGCCTCCAGCTTCCAAAAGCACTGAGCCAGCCACAAACCTGAGCTCAGACCCAAAGGGCTGCTCACAGGAGGTGAAGTTCCTCCATGAAGCTGTCCCCATGTGCTGAGCTTCAGCCCATTCCCTCCTGCCCACCCACCAGCTGCAATCCTACTCTGTGCCACTGACTTACCTGCACCTGGGGCCAGGGGACAACTTGGTACTCCCCAGCCTCGCAAGGCTTGCTCACGCACACTTTGCTTTTGACACTGTcagcaaatgcagcccagcccatAGAGCAAGAGTCATgtggcagcaggcacagccaaGGCTCAGCAGGGTGGGAGGGCAGCAATGCAGCCTTtggggagcagggaggtgggacagCAAAGCTGCAGCTCACTGGGGTGGGAGGAGGGGGAATTCACATTGGGGTGGGAGGAGGGGGCTCTTGCCAGTCCCAAATGTTTTCCTCCCTActtgggaggaaaaaaacaaagaaaaactaaCAATGTCACTCAGTGCCTGCAAAAAAGGAATCATTATTTCCCAACAGGATTTAGAGGCTCCTGCTGGGGGGAGGGAGAGGAACAGAAGAAATGAGTAAGAAGAACCTGACATCTCTGTTCTTAATTTATCAGCATGGTAAGACTGGAGCACTGAGTGTGGCTCAGCACACGCTCCTAGATGGATCTCCTCCGCAGCCGGGGGTGCTGCCGGCAGCGGGGGCTGCTGGAGGACAAAGTGCTCCCCGGGGAAGAGCCGGTCTGCCCCCGCGTGCTCAGGGACACCTCGTCGATTTTGTAGGAAATGGAGTTGTAGTACACGGGGTTGGTGTGGCAGCTCAGGGTCTCGGGGTGGGAGGGCGCCGGGCTGCCGCACACCTGGGGCCTGTAGCACAGGCAGGTGCAGAAGGACGGCACCTCGGCCGCAGACACGGCCGACTGCCGCCGCTGCCTCTCggcctcctcctgcaccagcgggaTCAGGTTCATCTGGCTCGTCCTGTCCTCTGCGGGGAGAAAAATGGCGTTGCTGCTGCGGCTGTCCTCTTTGGGCTTGAGGTGGATGTTGTTGCGGGCTCTCCTGAGCGAGGCTCGCTCCTCGGCGTCGCGCCGCTCGTCCTCCGAGTTCATGGTGAGGAAGCGCAGCACCACCAGGTTGAGGAAGGCGCCGATGACCGTCAGGCCCACCAGGATGTACATGAAGCTGAAAGCCACGTACGGGGGCTTCTTCTGCAAAGCCTCGTTCTTCTGCAGAGCCACAAAGTCTCCAAAGCCAATAGTGGTCAAGGTGATGAAGCAGTAGTAGTAGGCGTGGAAGAAAGTCCAGCCCTCGAAATAAGAGAAGGCTGCGGCGCCGATGCACAGGGTGCCCATGCAGGACAGAAAGCCCACCAGGACCATGTTCTCCATGGACACATGGGTTGTCCTCATGCCCAAACACTTCTTGATCTTCTTGAGCAGCAGCCTCACGACGGTGTTCATGCGCTCCCCCAGGCTCTGGAACATGACCAGCGTCAGGGGGATGCCCAGGATGGCGTAGAACATGCAGAAGACTTTGCCAGCATCTGTGCCTGGAGCAGCGTGTCCATAACCTGTCAAGGACACAGGGAAGAGGAAAGGTGGCATCAGACCCTCGCTGGGGtttccagcaaggctgccctgTGAACAAGAGGAGCAGTAGAAAAATGGAACTGGGGGAAGAATGGAACTCAATAACAGATCTGTAGGCAATGCTAATGGGGCCATGGATGCCCATCCTTTGGGATGATGGCACATTCGTGTAGGCAGAACCTCATTTGACCCCTAAAGAGGGAAGGTACCCTCCTGAtagcccccagtgtcacagaggCCAAGAGAAGGCCTAGAGCTGGACTGGGGTCTGCAAGCCTCCTGCAGCTCATGAATAATTCAGAGACCAGGATGCTGTGCCAGGTGTGCAGGGTAACCTGAACCCCACAGCGAGGGGGAACAGAAGCTGTGCAAGATGCTGAGACCAACAGGGCCAGATCACCCTGTGGGGAGAAACACACCCAGCCAGGACCATCcacagctgcccttgcagggGCATTGCCACCTCCCCTGTCACCTCCTCCTCCCAAGCCATCCAGTGTCACAAACATTTGAGTCTCAGCTCTATGAGCACTTGCTGTGTGCAACCCTGCACCCCTGTGCTATAGGGACAGTCCCCACAGGAGCAGCTAAGTCTGGAAGGACTTCTGCAGACCCATTCCAGATTTACTCCAGTGTGACTAAAACTCAGACCTAAAGCACCACTGGCCTGTTGGggaggaggggctgtgctggttTAGATGCAGGGTAGGGAGCATTTATAGACAGCCACTACAGCCCTGTCAGCCCTTTTCCTGGGGACAAGGAGCTCCAGGACAATGAGGTTCTCCTTGAACGCCTTCTGAGATTTAATTTCTCCACCTTGGCCCAAGTTTCAGAGCTGTGACTCAAGGACACACACAATTACACTGTGAGGCACACTGAGGTATTCACTGCATGTTCCAGGCTCCAGTGATTCCGTGCCCACCTCAATTACAGCAGCTTAGCAGAAATTGGTGGCCCCTGACCTCAGAATgagtaacaaaatcagagcaaggGAGTCACGTGGCGTGGGGAGTAACAGCatccaaaggcatccaaaggcATCTGAGCCTTTCTTTTGAGTCGCTTCTACAAGAAACTACCAGGGTCTGAAACTTCCCTTCTGAAAGTGCCTGCAGAACAGTGACAGCTCCTTCCTGCGCTACTGCCAGGCCTGCCACAAACAGCTATTTGTATTTTCACTTTCTGCAGGAATGTGTGTGACTTTTGCATGGGGAGCATGGGGGAAAACACCCTCTTGTTACCCCACAGTCTTAAGTGGTGACTTGGCTTCACCTCAGTCCTTGCTGCCCGTGGATTTCCAGGATACTTGGGGAAGGTGTTGCACCCACTGATGGAAGGATCAGAGGAGGATAACCATGTTATCCTGGGCTCCTGAGCACACCTCCTGCTCCAGGAAACTCCTGCATGGGACAGGGCTGAGGGGCTGAGGACAGCATTGTCCTTCACCATGCTGTGCTCACAAGTGCAGGCAGGCAGCAAGGGACCAGCTTCTAATTGCTCTCTCTGTTCACAAATTCACACAACAAAAACTGATGGATTTAATGCCTGCATGCCACATTTCATGAAATAGAGATCAGGTGGGAGACTGCAGTGGCAAAACCTCCCAGTCAGATCCAAGCTTAATAACTGAGTGCAATCACCAGGTCCCAGGCTACAAGATAATACAATGACAGCAATGAGGATGTAAAGATAATGATCCACAAGAGCAGTAAGTGGAAAAACAATTGTTATACCCTGAGAGACCATTGAAGGAGTGTTTGACTGATGGTTTTGAAATGACAAAGGGAATTAGAAAGAGTAAACACAGATACAACAACATTAAAACTGAGATTTGGAGCACAGCCCAATATAAAGAGATCTAACATGTCAGTGGTTGAGAAATACGGCACCTGGGCTGAAATTCTTTATCACAGGGCGTGTGTGATAAGCACAGCCATTGTTTGTCACAGCCAACAGGAAAATCATGTAAATGAAGCTATAACCTGTCAGGTGATGATGGGGAATTTTGCTGAAGCTGTTCATCTTCCCCTCCTGCTGGGGTCTGACCTGAGCCATGCCCTGAGCCCACCGTGGTTTGCTGACCATGTGTGTTCCCAGCTGCACAAACCCCACACCACACCCCATGGGAGCACAGGCAAGATACCTGTCCCTCTTCCACCTCTTGTCCTCTGGTAACACAGTCCAGCTCATCCCACCAACCCTTGTCCTGAGGGATGATGCTTCCAGCTACCAGAGGTATTTCAACCATCCCAAGCCCTTTGGGAAGGCTGAAGTCCTGTCCTGAAgaacaggaggaggctgctggctgTGCCAGAGCAGGACTTGGCCTCAGATTCCTGCCTCCAAAACACATCTGCTGAAATTCCAGCACAGGCAGCGACACGAGCACAGGATCCCTGTCTACCCCCACGGGATGCCAAGGGTGCATGAATTAATCAAAGTGGATTCATTAAACAATGCTCAACTCCCTTGTGGCTAATCTCACCTCAATTAAGGCAACCCTCATTCAATTTAGTTTCATCCTCTTGCAAAATTGAAGTGGACAAACCAAGGCACTGGGCTCTAGTATGGATAAGTGAGTCTACAGAGGAGTTTAATGTGATTCAATCACTCCCCTCCAGGCTGACACCCATGTCTCTGCAGGgttctgtgcaggcagagcagcaggcacTGGCTCGTGGCTCTCTTGGCTCCGTGAAGCAGATCTCACACAGCCAAACACCCAGAGTTCTGAGCCAGCAAAGAAGCCAACAATTCTTGCCCAGCTCTTCACGCAGCTCACTGGCTagagccagcacaggggacagacaCGGCCCCTGCCTCTGCCCTCCCACACCGCTGCCAACTTTGGCAGCTCCCGCTCCAAaggttcctgcaggagctccccaggctgctgcctccctgggacAATGTCGTGTCTTCAGCCCCAGCCAcggcagcacccccagcacagggtggccccagcctgcccatgggtCCCCTCGCCCGCCACCGGGCACTGGGGTCCCACAGGGTCAGAGATGTCCCAGCCTTGCAAGGGTGACACCTGCCTCTGCCGAGCGGGCACCCCCCAGCCTGCCCTGGAGCTCTCGGGGTACTGAGGTGTGGGGCTGGAGAAGGATGGGGcacggggacatggagggacatgggaTGCAGGGGCGTGGGGATGGAGGGACACGGGAGGCAGCGATGGAGGCACACGGGGTGCAGAGGTTCAGCGAtgaagggatgcagggatgccgGGCGCGCCGGCCGGGCTGCCCGCACTCACCGATGGTGGTGATGACCGTGATGGCGAAGTAGAAGGAGCCGGCGAACTTCCACTGGCGGCCGGCGCGGTGCGGCTCGGCCTGCAGCACCAGCCGCTCCAGCTCCCGGTAATCGTCGGCGGAGAAGCGGTACTTCCTCCGCAGCTCCCCGCGCTTCTGCTCCAGCAGCCGCTTGCGGCCGCTCTCCGCCTCCGACTCCAGCGCATCGAAGACCGCGGCGCCCACCAGCAGGTAGGAGAAGATGCAGAGGATGAGCGCGGCCGTGCGCAGGTTCTGCCGCTTCATGGCGAGGGGCGGCCGCCGCGCTCAGCCCGGGCTCCGCATGGCCCCACTGCCgctgccgccccccgcccgccccctcGCAGCCCCGCACCGCCCCCCGCGCACCGAGCGCGCACCGAGCCCGGGCACCGCGCACCGCCCGCGCAGCCCCGCACCGCGCACCGCCCCCCGCGCACCGAGCGCGCACGGCTCACCCGCACCGCGCACCGAACCCGGGCACCGCGCGgcgcctcctgcctgccccgggCACCGGCTCCGCCTGCCCCGGCTCCTGCCTGCCCCGGGCACcagctccgcctgccccggcactggctcctgcctgccccggGCATCGGCTCCCGTCTGCCCCGGGCATCGGCTCGCATGCACACCTAGGCTGGCTCTGGTGTGCCCCGAgccctcccagcctggcagccccGGGCAGAGCCTGGTTGCAGGTGAGCCCTAGCGAGGCCACGGTTCATTCTCGTGCCAGTGACGGCAGTAACATCCCCGTCCCCGAAGCTGCCCCTGGatgctcccaggctggaggagTTTCTTGTGCCTACACCCTCTCGGCTTGCCCTCCCGAAAGCAAGGGCTTTGGGGCTGTGTGGCTGTTGCCAAGTACCCTGTGGTGTCATCCCTGTGCTATCATCCCTGTGGTATCACCCCTGCATGGCCAGCCCtggttcctgctgctctgcccagctctgggctgcttCACACCCATGGTGCTGAGAAACACTGAGGTGTTACCTGTGTAATCCATTTGTGTTACCTGTGCAATCTATCTGTGTTATCTATCTGTGCTGTGTTATCTATCTGTGCTATCTGTGTTATCTATCTGTGCTATCTGTGTTATCTATCTGTGTTAACTGTGTTAGCTGTGTTATGCATGTTATCTATCTGTGTTATCTATGTTATCTGTGTTATCTATCTGTGTTAACTGTGTTATCTGTTATCTGTGTTATTTATCTGTGTTATCTGTGTTATCTGTGTTAGCTATCTGTGTTACCTGAGTTATCTATCTGTGTTATCTGTGTTATTTGTCTGTGTTATCTGTCTGCTTTATCTGTGtcatccttttcccagctggTTACCAGAGCAGAGTCTGGCctgctgtgtccagtgctgttTTAAGAgggcagaaaggaagaaaaacagatTCAGTGTTTCTGCTGCTTTCTTTGGCACATTGGTGAGaggctgcaggcacaggggaTGTGGGGCCTGTCCACCCCGTGCTGTGTGGGGGGCAGTGAgctcagcctctctgcactgatgTGCTGTGGACAGCTCAGGTCAGCCCCAAGGAGCAGGGAAGTTAGCTGTGGTACGAGGCAGAGCCCACAAATTGAAGACCCTGTTTCTCATTCCTGGTTACCACAGCTTTTATGTAACTCCTATACTTCacttttaaaaatagaaagaTACTTCTGAGTTGTGTTGAGTTGCAGGCGATAGTATCTCTTTCAGGAAAATaaactcttcttcttttggcTGGGAATAAAACCCACAAGTGAAAAAAACAACAAGGCTTACATGCTCTTCATCCATCTTGCTTCTCTCTCTGGAGAGGAGAAGATGCTTTGCTATTTAGTTGTACCAATCAAGGTTTGAACTGGACATAAAAACTTTTAACCATGAAGAcagtgaaacactggaacagactgGTGGGGGAGATTGTGGCACCCTGTCACTTGAGGAGTTTAAAAATAAGATAAACAGATGTCTGGGTGTCTGCTGAAAATGCTCTGGGTGCAATGGGTGCTCTCCTGAAGGAGGGGGTGACTCCGTGCTCTCCTAGAGCCCCGTCCATCCCTGTCCTCAGCATTGCCATGGCCAGCAAAGGGACACAGTGGCCTTTCCTACCGTAATTGTGAACTCTTTTTCACCCTGGCCACTTGCCACTTCCCTCCTCCTTGCTGAGCCTCTGTGCCAGCACCATTAGTGAAAGTTGTTATTGGAGAAAAAATAGACTCCAGCATCCATCAGGAGCAGCAAAGCTGTCGGGTGCTGCTCAACATCTCAGAGCTTGCAGGCTCCTAAATCATGGGGCAGAGCCTGTGCTGGAGGAATGTGTCTGCTTTGTGTTCTCAGCCCTCCTAACAGGGCCTGGGATGCTGTCAAGCCTCCAGCCCCAGGCATGTGTGGGCCTCCTGCTCATGAAGATGCACTTCACCTGGTGCTGGTAATTTTTTCCACTGGTCAGCAATGACTTCCCACCTTGGAGacaggagccagagctgctgaCTGAGCTTCTGTTGCAGAGGAAGGAGATCTTATGATGACTGCATCTCTGGGTGCCTGTCACACATATTTTAGGACGGGTTCTGGGGCCTGCAGTGCCTTGCAGATGAAATTCTGGGGTCCCTGGGTGGTATTTGATGCTGTAGCCTGTTATTGAAaggcagctgctctgtgcagaTGTTGGGCCAACATGCCATTGTAGGTTACAGCCAGGAAAACCCTGGGAGATGCTCTCCACCAGTGGGTGACCATAGGCACAAGGTGCTTGCCCAGTCTTTTTAGGAGCAGCATCAATCTCAGCTGATCATCGACTAAATCCTGCACAGTTTGTTTCCAAACCTGTGTTTGTGATGAGAGCCAGCAGTGCTCGGGCAGAGATGGTACAGCATGGCTTTCCCAAGGTGCTGCCTACACAGGGAGGGGTCTGTGGGTGGCATTTgcccctctgtggggctggggataCCGGGGACAGGAGGAGCATCTCTGCTGACGCAGTATGAGCAGCTCTCAGTGCTCCCTTCTGCTAGCCTTGTCCTCTCTGTGGTTTGTGGTGGGCTGACCTTGACTAGATTCAAGGTCTTCTCCTGATCCCAGAAGAAATCTTTACCTTGCAGTGTCTTGGAACTTCCCTCAGCATGgtctttccctgctgctctgggaattacAGAGATTGGGATGTCACTGATTTCTCCTTTTGGAGCTTGCTTTGACCTTTTGAAGGTCAGAGGTGTAGAATAAATGCTGCTCAACGGGAAAAAGAGTAGCAGGATCCATCTGCTAATGAGAACCCCCCAGTAACAAGCCAGGGCTGTGTTTGGAGTGGGACTGGAGGCTTCAAAATTCAGGCTGGATTCAGCCTGCTCTGCCTCTCACTGCTCACACACTGCTTTTTCCTGCCTGCAGTGATCACAGGGATGGGTGACACCAAAATGTGTCAGATGGCTGTTGAGGAGCCATCCTGTCCTGTTCTCCTGAGACACAGGAAAGTTTCACACTTTCCTGCTGGGAAACCATAAGTTCATCCTTTGTGTTTCCCTGGACTTCACTCTGCTTGAGGAAGGTCAAGCTGGAGccgtgggctcagggcaggcaaGATAATGTACTTTATCATTGATTTTCAGTGAGAAGTTGCATTATGAGATTAAGTGTCTCATTTTTATTGCATGGGGAGGCAAAGAAAAAGCAGGAGCTCTGAAAATAAAGCCTAAGTCCAAGTGCTGTGTTTGTGTGGGGAGGTGCTTGTGACAGGGAGGGAATGTGCCTTTTTCCCAATCCTTTGGAGGTGAACTTTGAGAAGCTGCTTCCTCTGAGGCTGGTAAACAAAGTCAAACCTCATCTGTGTTTAAACCAGTGCCTAATTAATGTGTCTAATTGGCCCACATCTACTAATTCCAGGCTGGCAGGGAGTTTATTAAAAAGCTTTTCTAGTTCTAATGGATTGAAATAAGCAAAGCTGCTTAGCAGTCTCGGATGAAAAGCACTAAACAAGGAACCAGTTGTGTGGGTCTGCTTGAGTCAATCCCAACCCCCACCAGGAGTCAGCCCCTTCCCTGGTTTCACCTGCAaggtgctccagctctctgaGGGCTTGGGGAGCATCCTGATGTACTCAGCTTCTTTTGGTTATTTTTAAACACCAAATtgatgtttttgtttgctttagtaAAAGCATCAGCTATTCTAGCTTTAATGCCACTTACACTTCGATTGTAGATAGCCCGGCAAAGCCACAGGGTATTTCTAAAGCAATAGATTAGTTAATTTCCAAAAAGTATTAGGTGTCAGGGTATGGATAACAACCAGCTGCAGGTGCCCAGGTGATGTCCTGAAGCCACAGCAGactccaggctctgctgggctgcccccagccaggcagcaccatgagctgggcacagggagagaTCCCTCCTGTCTGCATGCAGGGCCATGGCAATGCCTTCCTCTGCAGACACAGCACCCCTGACTGCTCCAGGCTGGATGGAGTGTTTGCTTCTGTCCCATTGCTCCACAAATCATCCTGTAAAACATCCTCCTGCATGCTAGAGCTGCCTTGGAGCTGTCCTTTGGCCACGCTCAGAGTTACTGCAGGCTCTGGAAGCTCACagctttcccagggctctgagaaTTCCTGCTGCCTCCTTCCTGGGCTCTTTGGAGCTTGGATGGCTGCAGGCACTTTGCTCTGCATTGTGATGTGGAAGCTCAGCAAGGGAACCAATGAAGCATTGGATGTAAACTGGTTGTAAATGCAGATTGCCTCCACATGCTCTCCCATGGAGGCGACTTCCAGGTTTCCAACCCCAGAGCACCTGGACACAGTTCCACCTGTGACTGTCTTCAACCACTTTACCCAGTACCAGCCAGGCTAAAGCTCATCATGCCACCTCCTAATAGCCCAGAACTCATTAGAAAGCCTTTCCCAACTACCTTTCCTACCCAAAATGGGTTCTATGAGGGGACACACAGCCCCATCCTCCCACCCTGCTCCCCCCAGCAGTCTGATCTGCCAGTGCTTGTACACAAAGCAGACCTGGGCTGGAAATGCTGACAGCACTCTTGAGAGTTGATGGTCACAAACTCTATTTTCAGCCTAATAAGCTTTTTATATGCTTGGAAAGCTGTCAGTTGAACATCAGCCAGGCACAAAGTACCTGCCATAAAGTGCCTGGACCACAACCAAACGGGAAAGGTGCTGCTCTGCTTTAGCAACTTCTTGATCTTGGACGCTTTAGTTCAGTTCATTTATTTTGTTTGAGGATCTTGGCtttaattataaaataataagATAAAATCATAATGCCTCTGCATAAAAATCTGTGGAAATATTTGCTGAGAGCCTGTTAAATCAAAGCTGTTGGCCAGTCAGGATTGGGTTTTGGGGCTGGGAGAgtctgtggtgctgctgctggtgccagagTGGATCAGTCACTGCCAGGagaccctggatccctgggatgaAGGAGAGAGGCTTTGGGAGTGTGTCTGGAGAAGGGTCCTGCTTCTGGGTGAGGTGAGTCTGGAACTGAGCTGCCGTGGCCCCCAGCACAGCCTCAGTGTAGGAACATGGccccagggagagcagggctggagcccgggcatgcctctgctcccagcagcatcACGGTGCTATAAATGACTGCCCTGCATcacagcctgtggcactgccagcaaGGTCAGGCCTGGGGGGGGACAAAGGCTCTGGGAAGGAATTACCAATATGTGAGGCTCTTCTGGAGGGTTCCCCGCTGACAGCTTCGCCCCTGTCCTAGGAGGCATGGTGGCATGGCTCTGCAGGGATTGGAAAGGTCCTGGACAGCTGCAGGGATCCTGTgggagaccccagggggagggatggGTGTAGGAGCTCGGGGGGTAGCACGGTGGGGACAGACAGAGataagagatctctgcagccaggtctgcaacctggggtttattgcaaagggcctgggggcagggccctgctgggagctgccagacacagctcagagcaggctgagagaggagagggggagagaggatgagagggtgagacagTAAGAGGGTAAGAGCGTAACGGATTGTTTTCCCGTTGTTCAGTAACtcaggtatctcaaagcttgctttcatttcaatctcgcttatagtttctatattctcaaaatcttttgccagacaatcatattgataaggctttcctgtttcatcttccccaagagATGGGCTCTG containing:
- the KCNK15 gene encoding potassium channel subfamily K member 15, which gives rise to MKRQNLRTAALILCIFSYLLVGAAVFDALESEAESGRKRLLEQKRGELRRKYRFSADDYRELERLVLQAEPHRAGRQWKFAGSFYFAITVITTIGYGHAAPGTDAGKVFCMFYAILGIPLTLVMFQSLGERMNTVVRLLLKKIKKCLGMRTTHVSMENMVLVGFLSCMGTLCIGAAAFSYFEGWTFFHAYYYCFITLTTIGFGDFVALQKNEALQKKPPYVAFSFMYILVGLTVIGAFLNLVVLRFLTMNSEDERRDAEERASLRRARNNIHLKPKEDSRSSNAIFLPAEDRTSQMNLIPLVQEEAERQRRQSAVSAAEVPSFCTCLCYRPQVCGSPAPSHPETLSCHTNPVYYNSISYKIDEVSLSTRGQTGSSPGSTLSSSSPRCRQHPRLRRRSI